In Lolium perenne isolate Kyuss_39 chromosome 5, Kyuss_2.0, whole genome shotgun sequence, the sequence CGATGATGGAGGCTTCATGACTGGAGGGCGCATGTTCGCGGGCGGCAAGCTTGATGGTGGCGAGGCCAAGTCCTCGGCGGACTCTGGGCCGACGGATCTTCCGAGGGTTGTGGATAGGGTTTTTCAGGAGAAATCCGGGCTCGCTCGACACCTACGCGGTGCCATCCGCGGGTGGCATCATTGCTTCTTGGAGGGCGGCGTAGCTACCTTTCGTCCACTTCCCTCTGTgagccgggggaaaccctaggaccatGTGGTCTAGGCAGCAGCGTAGTCGCTTCCCTTCTTGAAAGTATTGCTTGGTACATGGAGATACTTCTCCGGAGGGCGCAACGATTATGGGTCCCCGTCGTTTAGTCGATGTGCCTCTGCTTCCAATTtgtttcttttcttcttcttttgggCGTGTTTGTGTTGTTGCTCCAGCATTTTCTTCTGTTTCAAGACTCGCGGATGTATAGTGTGGTTGCTATATTTATATAGTGTGGCGAAAGCCTGTTTTCAGGAGATTGTGCTAAATAATTCCCTTTCTTTGAGGGGTTCTTTTGCACTATGACGTGGTCGGATCACTATGGGCAGCGGGCCCACGCCTTCCCTTGGGGCTCGGCCGGCCCTCCTTATTAGGTTGAACAATTCATCGACCTCGGAACTTATTCTGATATCTCTCCTGAACAATCATGGTGTTCTCTTCCTATTCTCAAATAATACCGAATCTATCTCAAAGCGTTATATACCCTTAAGCGTACCACCCTACGGTTTCGGGGacgtgcagacatgatcgagacatctCTCCTATCAATGAACACTAGGGGGTTCTGGAAAACCATAAGGGTTCCACGCACTCCACTAATTTATTTTTATCGCGTGAACCTCAACGTCGAATctatccctttgtctcacgatacttAGTTTGTCCGAGACTTTATCTTTCGTATCCGTTATACCTTGTTCGGTCTCGTTACCGACAAACATGTTCAAATCGTTCTTGTGATATTATATTTATGTGACATATTTGCATGCTTGCAAGCGATGTTGATATAATATAACCGAGTGGGCTATGGTATCTCTCCGTTCACGCGGATGTACAAATCCCGCTATTGCCACATACGCATCAACCCATACCATTGGAATACCTGAGCAACCCCTTTAGGACCACCCTATTATGGAGTAGCGATTGATGATGTCGAAGTAGCCGCCAGTGACAGTGATTCTAATATGGTCTCACGGTGTAAGGATTAGGTTACAACATTTCGTTATTAGTATTGCAATGCTGAACTTTGTGACTATATCACATTGCAATACCTTATATGGGTGTGAGTCCACCATGCCATTCATCCAATAACATGACTCCATTATTAACGATGTTGGTAGATTAGGAAACCTTGATCATCTTATTAATCAATGGACTATTTTATTAGGGACAAGATTTTTTTGTTCAATACCACACGTGCATTAATGTTCCGCTTAATacagttagagcatgcataaaacTTATTATGAACAATATAGATATGACAATAAAAACTATCTTTATTTATTTTTCTCTAGGTCACAAATCCAATATTAAGAAGACTATGTTTATTTGTTCGTTTGTAAATTGACCCACTTCTTATATGGCATGTAACACAAACCTCTATACCCACTAATTACTCCCGTTTTGAGCCCTTTGTGTCAACTTGGCCAACTACTTTTGTGGCCCATAAAACAAACCCTAACCCTCACTTGACACTCCTGTTTTCTATATAACACTTACTACTCACACGCCCGTCGTACTACCATCATCTCTCAGATCCCTACTTTTTCTTCCCCGAACCGTAGATCCCCACTCCCCTTCGAGACGCACTGCCCACTTCTCCTTACGATCCCCACTCTCCGCACACGAATGAGATGGTGTCGAAGTCGGGGTCATCCACGGGCGATCCGAAGCCGAAGGTTTGTTCATCATTCCATCCATAGATCGTTTCCATCTTGTTACTCTCTAATCGTCATCTGTATGGTTTCAGATCCACCCCAACGTCATCAGGCTCCCGGAGGATGAGGTGAAGATTCACTCCGACGTTATCAACCGCTCGATGATTGTTGTGCAGATCCACACCGACATCATTAGCCGCTCGTTAATTGATGTGCAGATCCAGGCCGCCATGATTAGCCACGTGGTGAATGATTTACAGAGTATGGAGGAGCTCAAGATATTAGAGAAAAGTTAGTATAGGTGTCTTTAATTTGTTTTTTCTCTTCTTTTTAGATTAGATGAGTTCCAAAAACAAAGAGAAATCGAATACAAAGATTAGATTCCTTGAATAAGTGGTTGCAGTGTAATATGATGTATAATAAATATAATTGTCTATCTGAATGACATCTTAATGACATGAAAATTAGCATTTAAAAGGAACGAACGAACTGATATTGTTAGCATAAATTGTGACTAACTTCTCTACCGTGATGAAACACGGAAAAAATAATGTGCCGCAACTTATCTATGCATGTCACTAAATAATCCGTTGTCTGTTAATGGATTGAGGCATTTCAATTTTGGTGTCGTGCACGAGAACGCGTGGCGTATCGCGCTGTGCCGAGCAAAaacaaaaagaacaaaaaaaaaaaaggaccgGGTTTGCACTTTCCTAGATCAAACTTTCAGAACTTCAGTAATTGCTGATGCACTCAATAGGCAGGTACATTAAGCTCCAAAACTGCTTACATAGTTATCACAGCTTGGGAAAGTATAGCAGCAAGAACCATTAACAGGCAAATAAAGTATGCTAAAACAccatgcagaatgaagatgcaCAGTCTATGTCTGCAGGTTCAACACCCGAAATGCTGAATGTTGGGACGATTCTAATGAATCTTGCTCAACGCAAGCATAGAGGAAATTACACAACGAAGTAGCTACAGCACACAAGAGGCGTAAGGCTATCCCATTTCCAGCAATAGTGAGGATGCACAGCAAGCAACAACTTGATGACACCAGCAGAGGATTTAAACTCAAAATTTTGGCAGGCCATTTCATCCAGTGAACATTGGGTATATTCTTTTCAGCCCACCGGGGCTTGCAGTCTCAACGGAGTATTGAACAGATCCGCCAGCCCCCAGCACAGCCTTCTCAGAGACCCGGCGACAGCAGTCGATGATCAGAGACTTTAACTTCTGTGAATTTACCAGCTCGGCCACTCCAACATCAGTCACACGTTTACAGTGGCGGAGCGTGAGATTAATCAAGCATGGGGTACGAGCAATGAAACACAACCCAGCATCAGTTACTTCCCTGCAATCAACAAGCTCGAGTGTCTCCAGTAATGGAGCAGATGAGAGGGTCATCATACCCTCGTCATCAAAGAAGTTTGCGCCATTTAGCACAAGAACACGAATCGGGCAAGACTGAATGAGCACCACAAGGCCCTTCTGTGTGAAGCCTATTTCTGATGGATACGTGTGCTCACAACCTGCAAACGTGAGTTCAACAGCCTCAAGCATCAAGCAATTGAGTGCTAGAGCCTTAAGGCTGTTGTCAGTAAATGCGGTCCTGAAACCATCACCATTTAGATCATCATAGCGCGTAGGTGTGAGCCAAAGTGAGATGCTTTTAAGGTTGCGGCAGCTCTCAGATAACACAATTATATCGTTGTCATTTAGACCATGAACATACTCCAGGCAGAGCCTCTCCAGTGATTTGCATTTCCCCAACAGAAAACGAAGTCCTACTTCTGTCTCAGTTTTAAAGCAAGCCAACCTCAAATCCTTCAAACTCTCACACCAGATATCAGATCTACTCGGTTTGTGAACATTGTATAGGGGATCAAAACCACCCTCCTCATAGCTATGGCCACCCCAGAATCCTCCCTTCATCTCAAAATCAAACTTCCGAAGCTTCATCCACCCTGGACCAAACTGTAGGAGGTCATACTGGCTAATTCCCTTGCAATTCTTTACTACAAGTTCTTCCAATATCCCGTTCCAACCAAGGTACTCCAGCCACTCCACACTTCCAATTTTCTCACAGGCGATAAGGAGGAGGCCAGATAGACTCTTGCAACTGACTGCCACAGATAGAAGCCCACTTGAAGTAATTTCTGGTACAGAGTTCAACCTAAGGTATATCAATTTCTTGCAATAAGCTAGATAACGAAGACCAGAGTCGTCGATGTCTGAGCAGAAGCTTAAGGTGAGCTCAGTCAGGGATGGGCATTGAGATGAAATCACAAGGAGATCTTTATTGTCCAACTGATTCCCGTGACCACTCGTCCAACCAGCATAATCGATTTCCACTTTTGACAAATTTGGGAACCGGGAGCAAAGTGATGCCAAGGCTTCTCTAGCAGGGAAAGAGCCACAGCCGATGCGAATAGCACTCCTTTGAGATGAATCAATGATGTAGAGCCGCTTCGACACAAGGGAAAGAGAATTCAGATCGCTTGTGCTGGCAATCCTTAAGACGATCTCTGCCAACAGTGCCTCTGGGAGATCTTCCATCAAGCAATGCAGCTGGGCTAGTTGGATAGTCTCGAGGTTTAGCAGGTATATATAGCACTGAGCTGAAATGAGCGGCGTCAGAATCCATCATATGAAGGCAACTAGATGCAGTagtaaagaaaaagaagaagcacaAGTAAACAGAAATATCACCATAAATATCTGAAATTTCTTACAAAATTGAGAAAGAAGGGGGTCAACAAACAAAGAAACAAATTAGAAATATTAATGTACTTATGTACAAGAAACACAGAAATAAGTATTTGAATGATCACACGAAAACTACAATGTTTCATGAGTGATGACAGGCACCCTTTAATTCTGGGCAAATTGCATAATAGGACCAAAACTATTCGCTTTCACACACATTCTCTGCATTTTAAGATTCTTTTCCCTGCACTgattcaaaagaaaatgaaaggcaACCAACTTTGTCGGATACTAGTTTCCTCCCAGTTCATCTTAATCACGAATACAAAACGAAAGGAAGGGAGAAAGTTCTAAGAGACGTTTCAGAATTATGAGATAGGGGTACAGCCTAGAGTTTCACAGGGGGTCGTAACATTGGCCCTTTGCTTCCTTCTCTTCCTTTTTTCATTTTTCACTTGCCTGAACACTAATCATGGTTCAAGAATAACTTGACTAAAATATAATGAAATCAAAGTTAAGCATATGAAGATAATTTGATCAAACTAGGGATAGTTTATGTAGCGATGACTTTTTGAATCTTCTTAAGTATATGCTTATAATTGGCTGCTACCTACCATGCATCCGCAGTTGACTGATGGGTGCCCCCAATATCATGGCATGCCTTTGTCGGCGCTCGTGTGTGGAGTTCGTTTGTGACATCTTGTAGTCCCCTATGTTGACTAGTGTGGGTGTAGCCGTGTTGTTTGGATCTTTGTTAGGCTTGGTTGTGCGTGTGGGCGTGAGTTTTGTGTAGTCTTGACAATGTTGTTGTTGGTTTTtgcccggttttctcctaaaaactgggcaccctcttcttaattaatgaatgaggcaaagcttttgcctccgtttaaaaaaaaaaaaaaagatttctGAGGAAACAagaaagaagctacaggacgCAACATCACGAATCTGCTAAATTCAGTGCTTGTTCCAGCTTACTTGGCATTCACAACATGCATATTCGATTTACGACATTAACGGAACAATAATGTAATGTAAGAAGATCGAGTTAACATAGGTAGACAATACTGGTTCTTCCTCGCTAAAGCAACCAAAATTAATCATATGAAGATATTTTGAGCACATTAGAGATAATTCATGAAATGGATAACTTCTGAACCTTCTTCTGTATCAGTTGATAATTGGTGGTTTCATCATATTGTTGATCAAACACATCGACAATACCTTTAGTACTTGCTCCAGCTAATTTCGCGATATTCAATCTAGGACAATAACGGAACAACAATGTGACCTAAGAGGATCGGGTTAACCTAGCTAGATAATGCTGGCCTCCCCCTCGCTTAACCAAATCGAAAAGAAAGGGAACACATAGTCGCAGATAGATTtataaaaaaaaaaccaaatcgaAGCCATACGTACAAGATAATGAGGAACCAACCAACGGAAAGGTGCCAAACTGGGGAGAAATGGTAGCCGCCGTCGATCGGCCAGGGAAGGGAGGTTCCGCCTCCGCTTGATTTCGGAAGGGCCCGGAGAACCCTGAAACCCTAGTCTCACTCTGTTTGTCGTCTTTCCGGACGGAAGGGGACGGGGATATTTTtcacttgatggagtgcttctttgAATTTCGTTTTTCTCGCAGGGCTCTTTTACAATTTGTGGGGTTCTCGCATTGCTTCCGCACATGCTCCATAAAAGTTGTTACATAGTCCAAAAATGCACTTTCGCACCATCACCTAAAAAATATATTTCAAAATGTCTGATAAATCTGGAAAAAAAATATGTGTATATTCAATGTTCGCAATTAAAATTTCACGAAAACTGATATTTTCTGTGTTCTATCTAAAAAAGATAATTTTCAGAACTTCAAACTAGTTTTTCATgagatatttttttatttttttatataggCAACGCAAATCGTATTTTCTTCTTAATTTTTTTTAGCAAATATTAAATTTTCACATGTACACCTAGGATTTTGTTTagaaattttaaaattttaaaataaattTAAAATATAATTAATTTTCTTAATAGGTGTATCTAGACATATGACCCGAAACACCATGTTTCAATAATTGGACAACAATAATCCTACTCCTTTCTACCGATTTAATCCATGTTAATTTTTTTAATAATGCTTTTAGTGAAGTCTTACGGATTACTTCCCATATTCCTTTTTAAACTTTATCTTAAACTATGTATAACCTTTGTAGGTAATTTTTTTTACATGAGCCAAAATATAGAATTAACAAGATGAAATGCTTTTCTTGATTATACGGAGAGCATATTCTTCGACGCGTCTTCACATATCCTTGATCATCATATGGACAACAaatttcaagcatatgatctgttCTAGATGGTCCATCTCTTAAATTTACACTTCATTTATTCTTTCTGCacaatgttgatgtcttgaatatACACACGAGAGCTCACTCCATCTTCTTCTTCAAGTTATATTTAATATAGGCTCAAATCTATCATGATCAATCTTCGAATCACTCATGTATCAACGCCTTGGTCATCACTTTatctttttcacttttttttctttCAACCTTCAAGCATCATATGATCACGCAGTCTATGGACAAAATCTATAATTAAAAACTCAATGCAAAGATTAGTTTATAGGGATTGTAATTAAGTTCAAATCCACAGAATGGAGGCTCCGTGTGTTTTCATCGTCGTCTCGTCCCTCATTTCCACGGCCACGACCATCATCCTCGGCTGCAACATCACCATAGATTTTGCGTTCCCGCTGGTCCCATGCGAGTTCCCGTGGTGGAAGGCGTGTTCAGCGCGACGCTTCGTCGTAGCATTGCGGTACTGGACAACTTCGTTGTGGTTCAGATCGAGCAAAATTTTTGCGAGGCTCTAGGCCATGGTCAGTCTAATTCTGGTAATTGGGAGGGGACTATGGGTGGAGAATGCGCAGATTAATTATTCCTTCGGATAGAAAGCGCAGGGTAAGGCCGTCCAAAATGCATGTATCGAACATCTTCTTAATCCTAGCACCAggaaatactccctccatcccaattTATGTTGCGCTAAATTTTACGTGAAATTCGAACTTTGTAAAATTTGACCGGTTATATAACAAAATATACCAACTTTTATAATATAAAATGAGTATTATTAGAATCACGGTgtaatatatttttatattatataAAATTCATATCATAGGTAATAATATTTTTTCTATATAGTCAATCAAACTttacaaagtttgactttgactaaaatTTATACGCGACATGTTTTAGGATGCAAAGCGATGTCAATTTGTTGTAATATCATGCAAGTCCATCAAACACGCAGTGTGGTGCATAGGATGCAAAGCGATGTCAATTTGTTGTAACTTCATTCAGCAAATTAGTTTGGTTTAAGCTAGATAATGCTTCCCGGGCAACTCATGCATGTGGGCAGCACAAGCGTGTGAACAGGTTTACTGCAAAGTCGTGGACAGAAACACAGCTTCAGTTTCAAGCTGAGACATTACAGAAGTTTCAGGCTGAGAGTCAGAGGAGGAACTATTTTCAGCTGCCTGAACTCATGGTGCATGATCAGGCCGCAGAAAGAATGGCCTGCCTCAGAGTCGAACAATCAGCGGCAGGACACAACTCGGCCGATGCCCATCTGTTCAGGAAGGCGGGCTTTGGCACAACGGAAAACACCTGAAATTCGTCCACCGACAGTTACGCATGCCCTCTCAAGTCATGGCAGTGCCACCAACACCACAGCAACATTTGGTGAGCGATAATGTTTTGTACCACAAGCTGGACTCCAACTTGTTCAAGCACGAGAGCACAAACCTTTGATAGCTTTGCGTTTCAGAATTAGGTGCCCACCATCTTCAGATAGACGGGTCGTGCACCTTGTGTCCAACTCAACATCATGTATACAGAAGTTGTTTGCAGATCAACTTTTAACAAGTTATTTTCATGGCTTCGGCAAATTTCAAAAGGAACCGGCAGGATAAGATCACAGCAGGCGTGTGTCCTCCATTTTCCATTTGCTGTCTCCACAGTCTTCCACTTCTCAACAGTTGGTCACCGAGAATGTGCATGCGCACACAAAAAGCCACAGACGACTATCACAAAATATACGAGTTCTATAATTTCGATTTGCtacattttacaaaaaaaaaatcgcATAAATCAGACACTCTaccgcagtttttttttttttttttgcaatgtgCACTAAAACATAAATTAACTCAGATTGACGCCAAATCTAACGATGAGGCCCATAATTCAGGTTGACGTGGCACCAATTTGCTGAGGTGGATTGCTGTCCCACTTGTCAGCCCAAGAGAAAATGTCAAGATATTCTTAAAAAGATATATAAGAAACTCTATAAAAAAAGGATATCTCACTCCTGTCCTCACGCATGGTGCAAAGACACCAGCCCTGCGTCTTGAGTCTTGCTTCTCATACCAGCTTCCCTGCTACCTTCTTCCCGGGAGAAGCCAGCGAGGAAGGCCCTGAAGATGAGCTGAGGAAGACGAGCTCAGCTGCAGCAACCCCGGCGATGGCAGAACCAGGTGGGAGAGAGGAAGTGCAGGGGGGTCCAGATCTGGCCGTGGAGGCGACGGGGGTGGACGGTGGCGAGAGATCAGCGCTCCCCAGTCTCAATGTGTCTGGGTGATGTCTCGCCAGTCTTACTCTTATAGTAAATAGATGAACACCCGAAATTTTTGGCATAACCACACAAAAAGAGATGCCACACACATTGTATCAGCATGCATGCATCTGTAAGCTTCTATCCATGTATCATTATGAACAGCATACCCTTGTTATTATAAACAGAAAGTTACAAAGTAGCACTCAACTCTTCCCTGCTAGCTTTTGGAAACCTCGCTATATATGCAGCTATTGAGATCAATAATGGCCAATAGATTCTGTTGATGCCAAATGAAACAAAACATACCAATCATTCAAAACTTCGACACTATGTAGCAGGTCATACATTCAACGGATATAATGTCAACAGAGATACTAGTAGGTCATACGTTCAACCGATATAATGCCAACAGAGATACTAGCAGGTACAGCCTGTTCCATAGTCCATAGCTGCTTACATAGTGTTGCAGTTTGCTCCGCTAACAGCCAAATAAAGCATGATCAACACTATGAGAACCAAGATGCATCTGCAAGTTTAACACCGGAAATGCTGTTTGGCGGATTTAAGTGAATCGGTTAAATGCAAGTAGAGCAAATTACACAAAGTAGCTATACCACACTAGTGGTCTAAGGCTATGCCAGGACGCACAGTAAGCAACAACTTGATGACAAGAGGATTTGAAACTCAAAAAATTGCAGACCACTTCATCCACAGCATCAGATGAACACCCTTTTTAGCTCGCCAAGGCTTGGAGCCTCGACGGAGTACTGAACTGATCTGCCAGCCCCCAGCACAGCCTGTTCGGAGACCCGGCAGCACCTTTCAATGATCAGAGACTCCAACTTCTGTGAATGTACCAGCTCGGCCACTCCAACATCAGTCACACATTTACAGTGGCGGAGCGTGAGATTAATCAAGCGTGGGGTTCGAGCAATGAAACACAACCCAGCATCAGTTACTTCCCTGCAATCCACAAGCTCGAGTGTCTCCAGAAATGGAGCAGATGAGAGGGCCTTCATTCCCTTGTCATTAAAGAAGTTGGCGCCATTTAGCACGAGAACACGAATCGGGCAGGACTGAATGAGCACCACAAGGCCCTTCTGTGTGAAGCCTATTTCTGTTGGATATGTGTAGTCACAACCTGCAAAAGTGAGTTCAACAGCCTCAAGCATAGGACAATTGAGTGCTAGAGCCTTAAGGCTCTTGTCAGTAAATGCGGTCCTGAAACCATCACCATCTAGATCATCATAGTCCACAGGTTTGAGCCGAAGTGAGATGCTTTTAAGGTTGCGGCAGCCCTCAGATAGCACAATTATGTCGTTGTCATTTAGACCATGAACATACTCCAGGCACAGCGACTCTAGTGCTCTGCATTTCCCGAGCAGAAAACGAAGTCCTACTTCTGCCCCAGTTGTAAAACGAGCCAACCTCAAATCCTTCAAACTCTCAGAGCAGAAATCATATCTACTTGGGTTGTGAGCGTTATATAGGGGATCATAACCACCCTCAGAAAAACAATAACCACCGTAGAATCCTCCCTTAATCTCAAAATCAAACTTCCGGAGCTTCATCCACCCTGGACCAAACTTTAGGATGTCACACTGGCTAATTCCCTCGCAATTCTTTACTACAAGCTCCTCCAATGACCCGTTCCAGCCAAGGTACTCCAGCCACTCCACACTTCCGATTTTCTCACAATTGATAAGGAGGAGACCAGATAGACTCTTGCAACCGATTGCCACAAATAGAAGCCCACTTGAAGTAATTTCTGGTACAGAGTTCAACCTGAGGTATACCAACTTCTTGCAATAAGCTAGATAATGAAGACCAGAGTCATTGATGTCTGAGCAGAAGCTTAAGGTTAGCTCAGTCAGCGAGGGGCATTGAGATGAAATCACAAGGAGGTCTTTGTTGTCCAACTGATTCCCGTGACCACACTTCCAACCAGCATAATCGATTTCCACTTTTGACAAATTTGTGAACCGGGAGCAAAGGGATGCCAAAGCTTCTCCAGCAGAGAAAGAGCCGCAGCCGATACGGATAGCACTCCTTTGAGATGCATCGATAATGTAGAGCTGCTTCGACACAAGTGAAAGAGAATTCAGATCGTTTGTTCTGGTAATCCTGAAGACAATCTCTGCCAACAGTGCCTCTGGGAGATCTTCCATCGAGCAATGCAGCTGGGCTAGTTTGATAGCGTCTCAAGGTTTAGCAGATATATATAGCACTGAGTTGAAATGAACGATGTCAGAACCCATCATATGAAGGCAATTAGATGAAGTAGTAAAGCACAAGTAAACAGAAATATCACCATAAATATCTGAAATTCCTTACAAAATTGAGAAAGAAAGGATCAATaaccaaacaaacaaacaaagaaaTTAGAAATATTAACGTACAAGATAACACCAAAATGAGTATTTGAATGATCAGATGAAAGATATAGCATTTCATGAGTGATGATAGGCAGCCTTTAACTCCGGGCAAGTTGCATAAATAGGGCCAGAACTATTTTCTTTCACATACATTCTCCGCAATTCTAAGGCTCGATTTCCTGCACTGACAACCAAGTAAAAGTACCGAGCTTCAAAAGCAAACGACGATACTCAGATGATAGTAGCAAGAAACCAAGAACTCATCATAAATCATATATATAGTCATGTACAGATTACTTATTTCGGCATCTATCTAATACCCATGCGCTTATCTTCATAATGAACATTAGCTGAGGCACCGCCCCTTGTAATCTCTTATTAAGTCGCTGTGCACAAACTAAATCCACAGGCATCTGAAATCACTGGATATTCAAGAAAGAACGAATCTAGCAACAAAATATCCAGAAACAATGCAAGACTGTAAGATACCGCAACACCCATCTGCTGAACTGAAATATTTGGAGGCGCCTAAGGGCATGTCCAATGCGGACGCTAACACCGGGCGCTAGGGAAATTTTCCCGGCCGTTTTGCCTAAATCCCATCTGATCCCAGGATTAGGCTTGGCATCGACGCAAGATCAGTCGCCAGGCGCTCCACTTATTCCGCTCGCACGAAGCGATTTGGCGAGGGACGAGACAGTAGAAAAGAGAACATTTTAGCGCCTCAAACTAGGGGTGAATAGCCCAGATGCGACATCGTTGAGTTGAATTGGAAGCACAGCGACGTTTTTCACAAGAATAGCTAGCATGCGACACTCGTTGCCTGTCCAAATAGCTGCAGTGCGACACTCGGCTTGGATCATCGTTAGCAGTTAAATTAGGATGTGGGGTCCACAACTTATCCAGCTCAGCTACGGCGTGTCCACCTGCAGGGCCGGACCCGCCACATATCCACGTCAtgacgtgggacccacaactcgcAGCACAAAACAGAGCCGGCGCAGCGCAGATCCATCCCAGCGACATTCCGACCGTTAGAGCCTCGCTCCCCCCTTCTTCTCCGGCGGCGCGGCAAGGCGAGCGGTCGATGTCgagctccacctccgcctcccacTCCCGATGGCCGCAATACGGTCCAGTGGAGATGACTAGGTGCCCAGATTGCCCCCGTACCGCGCTCCTATCACGGCGTGTCACAATGAGCGACAAGCATGGCAATCTTGGACGCGAGTATGTGAAATGCGAGGGCAAGCCAGAGCTGGGGAAGGTGAGATCTGAGTAATCCCGCTTCCAAATTTCCTGTAGTTTTGTCCAATTTCTGTTTTTTCTACCGATTTGTGATTTTGGGAACTAATTTGGGAATTAGGGTTCATGTTTCGATTTGGGAATTAGGGTTCATGTTTCGGCAATTGGTTTCAGGAATTGCCGAGTTGCAACCATTTCGAGTGGTTGGATGAGTACATCAAGAGGATTGGAAAGGAAGGCGCATCCCCGCGGGTCACCTTACTGTCGGCGGTGGAGCAATCTGCATCGGCCAATGTTGGGAATGGGGCAGAAGTGCGGGCAGCCGAGTTGCAGGAGTTGAAGCAGATCAAGAAGCAGCTAAAGAAACTTGTCGATCTAAAGAAGCAGAACAATTTGATCGCCGGGCTATTTTATTTTTGTGCAATTTGTCTCTGTTATGTTTATCTCTTGATCATTAGTCGTTAGATAACGCAGTCAATATTAGATTGATAAACTCCATCCATTGTAATCATATTGGCATTGTAATCGTAATTTCTCcctattttgtttttttttgtcgtTCTAACTATGTAGCCCAATTTATCCATTTTAGCAAAAGCTATCAAATCGCCTTTAATCAAGATGCAAAAAAGAAAAACCTCAAAATCAAAATGTATC encodes:
- the LOC127321424 gene encoding F-box/LRR-repeat protein 14 gives rise to the protein MEDLPEALLAEIVLRIASTSDLNSLSLVSKRLYIIDSSQRSAIRIGCGSFPAREALASLCSRFPNLSKVEIDYAGWTSGHGNQLDNKDLLVISSQCPSLTELTLSFCSDIDDSGLRYLAYCKKLIYLRLNSVPEITSSGLLSVAVSCKSLSGLLLIACEKIGSVEWLEYLGWNGILEELVVKNCKGISQYDLLQFGPGWMKLRKFDFEMKGGFWGGHSYEEGGFDPLYNVHKPSRSDIWCESLKDLRLACFKTETEVGLRFLLGKCKSLERLCLEYVHGLNDNDIIVLSESCRNLKSISLWLTPTRYDDLNGDGFRTAFTDNSLKALALNCLMLEAVELTFAGCEHTYPSEIGFTQKGLVVLIQSCPIRVLVLNGANFFDDEGMMTLSSAPLLETLELVDCREVTDAGLCFIARTPCLINLTLRHCKRVTDVGVAELVNSQKLKSLIIDCCRRVSEKAVLGAGGSVQYSVETASPGGLKRIYPMFTG
- the LOC127321423 gene encoding F-box/LRR-repeat protein 14, coding for MEDLPEALLAEIVFRITRTNDLNSLSLVSKQLYIIDASQRSAIRIGCGSFSAGEALASLCSRFTNLSKVEIDYAGWKCGHGNQLDNKDLLVISSQCPSLTELTLSFCSDINDSGLHYLAYCKKLVYLRLNSVPEITSSGLLFVAIGCKSLSGLLLINCEKIGSVEWLEYLGWNGSLEELVVKNCEGISQCDILKFGPGWMKLRKFDFEIKGGFYGGYCFSEGGYDPLYNAHNPSRYDFCSESLKDLRLARFTTGAEVGLRFLLGKCRALESLCLEYVHGLNDNDIIVLSEGCRNLKSISLRLKPVDYDDLDGDGFRTAFTDKSLKALALNCPMLEAVELTFAGCDYTYPTEIGFTQKGLVVLIQSCPIRVLVLNGANFFNDKGMKALSSAPFLETLELVDCREVTDAGLCFIARTPRLINLTLRHCKCVTDVGVAELVHSQKLESLIIERCCRVSEQAVLGAGRSVQYSVEAPSLGELKRVFI